The Plasmodium cynomolgi strain B DNA, chromosome 5, whole genome shotgun sequence genome segment AACATACATAATGAACGGTCGCGTGGATCTATGCAAAGGCATTGGTGAACGGGGGAAACGTAATTGTGTCGAGGCACACAAAGTGGTACCCATTTCGTATCTATGatagattaaaaaaatgagaaaaataaagtgagcAATTAGGGGTGTAACTCCGAGCCCCAACTGTGAGGAGAGCGAACCGCTCAAAGAGGGCACCCAACTGAAATGCGCTAACGCAGTGTGACGAGACGACATGCAAACTGGACACATACCCCACGTGCATACCATGCCTAGCGAATGACGTGTGTATCAACCACGGGGAAGACCCTCTTTGTCATTCCTAAAATTCTCAGAAGTGTTTCTCATCACCCCGGTTGCTCACTTTTCTCTGCTCCGTTCAAATGACGGAATgcctcttttcttcttttacaaaaggggacaaaaaaaaaaaaaaagactccAGCGATTTGTGGGAAGCGGGCTTTACgggttaattaaaattattcataCTGATGTGAAgcggcaaaaatggggaaaacgATTGGGTCGTTTTAAAAGCTGATCAGGTGGTGGTTCgaatgggggggggaagcgctCCTACTTCAGTTAGGTTCATTCTGCAAAAAGGGACGAAATAAAATGGCGATGGTGGCGATGGTGGCGATGGTGGCGATGGTGGCGATGGTNNNNNNNNNNNNNNNNNNNNNNNNNNNNNNNNNNNNNNNNNNNNNNNNNNNNNNNNNNNNNNNNNNNNNNNNNNNNNNNNNNNNNNNNNNTGACGATGGTGACGATGGTGGCGATGGTGACGATGGTGACGATGGTGGCGATGGTGGCGATGGTGACGATGGTGACGATGGTGACGATGGTGGCGATAGGGGCGATCATATCGACGTAACAATGATGGTACATTATGGGACCAATTAACAGTTAAACAAAAACCGTTTGGAGGCGCAAACAAACGGGGGGTGCGCTAATCTCCTGGCCCCCTTTTACGACACGTTTGTCACCCGTCACTCTGTCTTACGTCTAAATTGagcttcacattttcgccAGGCTGGAATGCTGGTAGGCctgtgaacaaaatgaaggagggGAAATCAAAATAAGGGAGGGGAAGCACATTGACATGGTTACATACGCAAGGGGATCTTTTTCTACGGGGAGAACCCTCTGCACATGAACGCCACGCGGTGGGTGCGCAAATCCGTGCTACGCGGAGCAGCTGTGAAGGGGTCGGCACCTTTGTAGGGGCAAGAGGCGCATCGGAAGGCGTCCCCCAGGTAGCactgaaaaaaggggggaaataagGCATTCACGTGAGGTAGCATTCACATGAGGTAGCATTCACGGATAGCGGTTCTTAAGTGCACATAACGGAACACACGCGGGAAGTGATGAAACACCCATGGCCTCATTACATTTCCACAGGAAGAAACGGCGTTCTCCGTCAGGTACTGcacttccttttcatttatggCAACTTTGTCTAGTTTAACTCCGTTTGCTTTTTTCCCACATGTGCAGTTAGCGCACACCCTGTTGACGACCTTCTTGTTATCCTCCGCATTTTCGTACGCCTCTCCGTCACTTGAATTCGCATCATCACCGTCTTCgtttgataaaaaatctGGGTTCTCTGCTGTCACCTGCGGAATGGGTAAAGGAGTCTCCCCATCGGGAGGGTAAGCGTCATTTATTCCTGGCCACATGGCGTAAATATGAATTAGATGCGTATGGTTAGGTACACTTGCTTCGCTATTTGCAGGGCTGCTCCCACGCACTGGTAGAGTTCAAATTTAGGAGAACTCACATTTATGATGGTCCCGTTTTCCGCCATGCTGATTTCGTTGGAAATGTTGATGAAGCCGCTGTAGAGGCACTCCTTCTTTAATCGCTTCGCAATTTCATCATGCCTTTTGCTGTCCCCATCTGCTGTGTTGCTTATGTAAAGAACCAGTTTGAGCACCCCGCTCTTGTTCAGGCACCTCTGGACCTTGTGCAAAATATTATCGTCTAAATCCCATAAGAAGTCATACTCTCTGTACGTGTACAGGAATACGTTGTTATAGGTTTTGTAAAgcttgttctttttaaagcTTGACACGCTTACCGTTGGGACAAGCATCTGCGCATATTTCTTCCTCAGCAGCTCACAGGGCGCGTCGTCATTTAGGATGACCAGCGTATCTGCAaagttcatcattttggtgGCAATCCTTTTCGCGCTGCTTTTGCTTTTGCCTGtgtttcgttttcttcctttgcttCGTCTCCTTatactgtttttttttttcaccctttttgttttattttatttttattttttctcttcacctTACTGTTGTGCAAACCCGCACGTTCGCATACGCGCAGAGAGTGTTACGCTCAAGGGGGTGGGGTCCCCTCACATACCATTTCGTGATTTATGTTGGACGATTCGTGGCCAGCGAAACGGTCACTTTGTTTTTTGAGAAAAGCGGAAGTAGTACACGCGCCATGTGTTTTGAT includes the following:
- a CDS encoding hypothetical protein (putative); the encoded protein is MMNFADTLVILNDDAPCELLRKKYAQMLVPTVSVSSFKKNKLYKTYNNVFLYTYREYDFLWDLDDNILHKVQRCLNKSGVLKLVLYISNTADGDSKRHDEIAKRLKKECLYSGFINISNEISMAENGTIINVTAENPDFLSNEDGDDANSSDGEAYENAEDNKKVVNRVCANCTCGKKANGVKLDKVAINEKEVQYLTENAVSSCGNCYLGDAFRCASCPYKGLPAFQPGENVKLNLDNEPN